In Methanofollis sp. UBA420, one DNA window encodes the following:
- a CDS encoding putative immunity protein yields MKKYARDDQISMATWAADCAERVLPFFEEAYPEDGRPRNAIETCRRWASTGVFRMTEIRGASLAAHAAAREAKENDAACFAARAAGQAVATAHVPQHAYGAAYYALKAVAAAGGDAGGEWEWQSERLPGQLREEMMGRIVVLEQGGGVSIKLRKGEGF; encoded by the coding sequence GTGAAAAAATACGCCAGAGACGATCAGATCTCGATGGCAACCTGGGCTGCGGACTGCGCCGAACGGGTGCTTCCGTTTTTTGAGGAGGCGTATCCTGAGGACGGCCGGCCGCGCAATGCCATCGAAACATGCCGGAGATGGGCCAGTACGGGCGTGTTCAGGATGACCGAGATCCGCGGCGCTTCTCTTGCCGCTCATGCCGCTGCCCGCGAAGCGAAAGAAAATGACGCGGCCTGTTTTGCCGCACGTGCCGCAGGCCAGGCGGTGGCGACTGCGCATGTCCCCCAGCACGCCTACGGGGCGGCGTACTATGCCCTGAAAGCCGTGGCGGCGGCCGGGGGTGACGCTGGCGGGGAATGGGAGTGGCAGTCGGAGCGTCTCCCTGGGCAGTTGCGGGAGGAGATGATGGGGAGGATCGTTGTGCTGGAGCAGGGGGGCGGGGTCTCTATTAAATTGAGGAAGGGGGAGGGGTTTTGA
- a CDS encoding glutamine synthetase family protein, which translates to MNPNDLVRFLKKDPAEFTKEDIIHFCEENAIEMVNFRYAAEDGQLKTLNFIISSKEHLDTILSDGERVDGSNLFSFIEAGSSDLYAIPRYRTAFMNPFTEVPTLEILCSFYDNEGKPLESSPEYVLRKANEEFTRQTGAVFKTLGELEYYVISPREDLYPGRDQKGYHTAEPFAKFEDLRNEAMKLIARAGGKIKYGHSEVGCFCNEDTYYEQHEIEFLPVPVEQAVEQIILAKWILRMLGYRYGVDISYAPKITVGKAGSGMHFHMLVEKDGRNLMVEDGKLSSMARKMIAGILDAADAITAFGNCIPTSYLRLVPHQEAPTYICWGDRNRSVVVRVPLGWTCGSDMTRDANPCGYHCAAARPSKQTIEYRVADGSCDPYLTVASLIIASLHGINMPDALKQAEDLYVIGNIFRPEFKDRLATFRQLPASCFESADVLVARRAIFEENGIFPAGMIDNRIQTLKAFNDKGLSEKLYGNTEAIRELVETYIHVA; encoded by the coding sequence ATGAATCCCAACGATCTGGTTCGTTTTCTCAAGAAGGATCCGGCGGAGTTTACCAAGGAAGACATCATCCACTTCTGCGAGGAAAATGCGATCGAGATGGTGAACTTCCGGTACGCCGCGGAGGACGGCCAGCTCAAGACCCTCAACTTCATTATCTCCTCGAAGGAACACCTCGACACCATCCTCTCCGACGGCGAGCGTGTCGACGGCAGCAACCTCTTCTCCTTCATCGAGGCCGGGAGCAGCGACCTGTATGCGATCCCCCGCTACCGCACCGCGTTCATGAACCCCTTCACCGAGGTGCCCACGCTGGAGATCCTCTGCTCCTTCTATGACAACGAGGGCAAGCCCCTGGAGAGCTCCCCCGAGTACGTGCTCCGCAAGGCGAACGAGGAGTTCACCCGCCAGACCGGTGCCGTCTTCAAGACCCTCGGCGAACTCGAGTATTATGTAATCAGCCCGCGCGAGGACCTCTACCCCGGCCGCGACCAGAAGGGCTACCACACGGCCGAGCCCTTCGCGAAGTTCGAAGACCTGCGGAACGAGGCGATGAAGTTGATCGCCCGCGCCGGCGGCAAGATCAAGTACGGCCACTCCGAGGTCGGCTGCTTCTGCAACGAGGACACCTACTACGAGCAGCACGAGATCGAGTTCCTCCCGGTGCCGGTGGAGCAGGCGGTCGAGCAGATCATCCTGGCGAAGTGGATCCTGCGCATGCTCGGCTACCGCTACGGCGTCGACATCAGCTATGCCCCGAAGATCACCGTCGGCAAGGCGGGCAGCGGCATGCACTTCCACATGCTCGTCGAGAAGGACGGCAGGAACCTGATGGTCGAGGACGGCAAGCTCAGCTCCATGGCCAGGAAGATGATCGCCGGCATCCTCGACGCCGCGGACGCGATCACGGCCTTCGGCAACTGCATCCCGACCTCGTACCTCCGCCTGGTTCCCCACCAGGAAGCCCCGACCTACATCTGCTGGGGCGACCGCAACCGCTCTGTCGTGGTCCGCGTGCCCCTGGGCTGGACCTGCGGTTCAGATATGACCCGCGACGCCAACCCCTGCGGCTACCACTGCGCCGCCGCGAGGCCGTCCAAGCAGACGATCGAGTACCGTGTCGCGGACGGCTCCTGCGATCCCTATCTCACCGTCGCCTCCCTGATCATCGCCTCCCTCCACGGCATCAACATGCCCGACGCCCTCAAGCAGGCCGAGGACCTCTATGTCATCGGCAACATCTTCAGGCCCGAGTTCAAGGATCGTCTCGCCACCTTCAGGCAGCTCCCGGCATCGTGCTTTGAGTCGGCCGACGTCCTCGTCGCCAGGCGTGCGATCTTCGAGGAGAACGGCATCTTCCCGGCAGGCATGATCGACAACAGGATCCAGACCCTGAAGGCCTTCAACGACAAGGGCCTCAGCGAGAAGCTCTACGGCAACACGGAAGCGATCCGCGAGCTCGTCGAGACGTACATCCACGTCGCATAA
- a CDS encoding NAD(P)H-dependent oxidoreductase gives MENRPLKVLVIMGSPRRANTYHAAERIREILQKNAPVDWEYVMLRDVNLEQCRGCYTCFERGEEHCPIKDDAALLEQKMHDADGVVFATPVYGFQVSGLMKVFIDRHAYIFHRPRFFRQKALLLTSAGVMGNKDVLEYLNAVARIWGFEVAAQAWITSHATG, from the coding sequence ATGGAAAACCGGCCCCTAAAGGTTCTCGTCATCATGGGCAGCCCCCGGAGGGCGAACACATACCACGCAGCCGAACGGATCCGCGAGATCCTCCAGAAGAACGCACCGGTGGACTGGGAATACGTCATGCTGCGGGATGTCAACCTGGAGCAGTGCCGCGGCTGCTATACCTGCTTCGAGCGGGGGGAGGAGCACTGTCCGATCAAGGACGACGCAGCCCTCCTTGAGCAGAAGATGCATGACGCGGACGGGGTTGTCTTTGCCACCCCGGTCTACGGCTTCCAGGTCTCGGGATTGATGAAGGTGTTCATCGACCGCCACGCATACATCTTCCACCGCCCCCGTTTCTTCCGGCAGAAAGCACTCCTTCTCACCAGCGCCGGCGTGATGGGGAACAAGGACGTGCTGGAATACCTCAATGCCGTGGCCCGCATCTGGGGCTTCGAGGTCGCCGCACAGGCATGGATCACCTCCCATGCCACCGGGTAA
- a CDS encoding alpha/beta hydrolase has translation MEKKCFQIQGIPAILWGSRSNKLYLYIHGQSGRKEEAEAFAHIASHYAWQVLSIDLPEHGERKRETNSFDPWHVVPELVSVMDYIKGQWTHISLFANSIGAWFSILSFENELLEKSLFVSPILDMKQLISTMMLRANVSETQLERERIIPTSSGQTLSWEYLLYAQNHPITQWEVPTAILYGEHDELTDRTVVEKFVQRFHCNLTIMKNGEHWFHTSEQLEVLNNWINTCLRE, from the coding sequence ATGGAAAAGAAATGCTTTCAAATTCAGGGGATTCCAGCAATTCTCTGGGGTTCCCGCTCAAATAAATTATATCTATACATACACGGACAGTCCGGGCGTAAAGAAGAAGCGGAAGCGTTTGCTCATATAGCCAGTCATTATGCGTGGCAAGTTTTGAGTATCGACTTGCCCGAACATGGAGAACGCAAAAGAGAAACAAATTCATTCGACCCGTGGCACGTCGTGCCAGAACTCGTGTCTGTTATGGACTATATCAAAGGCCAGTGGACACACATTTCTCTATTTGCTAACAGCATCGGTGCATGGTTCAGTATATTGAGTTTTGAAAATGAACTGCTGGAAAAAAGCCTTTTTGTTTCCCCTATTCTTGATATGAAACAACTTATTTCCACTATGATGCTCAGGGCAAATGTATCGGAAACACAGCTTGAGCGTGAACGTATTATCCCCACTTCCTCTGGACAAACTCTTTCGTGGGAATATCTCCTCTATGCTCAAAATCACCCGATTACACAATGGGAGGTTCCAACAGCAATATTGTATGGCGAGCATGACGAACTTACAGATCGTACTGTTGTAGAAAAATTTGTCCAACGTTTTCATTGCAATCTAACTATTATGAAAAATGGGGAACACTGGTTTCATACCTCAGAACAATTGGAAGTCTTAAATAATTGGATCAATACGTGCCTTCGAGAATAA
- a CDS encoding type II toxin-antitoxin system HicB family antitoxin: protein MKLRVVLEPSEEGGYTVYVPSLPGCISEGDTKEEALENIREAIDLYLEVVDDDLVFNEKAEQIEIAV, encoded by the coding sequence ATGAAACTGCGTGTAGTGCTTGAACCCAGTGAGGAAGGAGGATACACCGTCTATGTACCGAGCCTTCCCGGCTGTATCAGTGAAGGCGACACGAAGGAAGAAGCACTGGAAAATATCAGGGAAGCGATCGATCTGTACCTTGAAGTCGTTGATGACGATCTTGTGTTTAACGAAAAAGCCGAGCAAATTGAGATCGCCGTATGA
- a CDS encoding type II toxin-antitoxin system HicA family toxin, whose product MNKVPALNYDRIVAALQRDGWVVVRQRGSHIRLQKHLPDKTLKLTVPMHKPVKRSTLSHVLKQANMTVEDLNRLL is encoded by the coding sequence ATGAACAAAGTGCCTGCTCTGAATTATGACAGAATTGTTGCGGCACTTCAAAGGGATGGGTGGGTTGTGGTCCGCCAACGGGGCAGCCATATCCGCCTGCAAAAGCACCTCCCTGATAAAACACTGAAACTGACCGTACCCATGCATAAACCGGTCAAGCGTTCTACCTTATCACACGTTCTCAAGCAGGCCAATATGACTGTCGAAGACCTGAATCGCTTGCTCTGA
- a CDS encoding DEAD/DEAH box helicase, protein MAEYSAQHIHHELVAKLKDYIGAQYFGENDLLLSASKDLLDEKDSIYKDPYIESNQTYQISKDGLINADIPQNIKDFLFQMSTKNLGVFKDPYSHQVKALEEFYQGSDILVTTGTGSGKTECFMWPLVANLANEAKTCPDSWNKRGIRALLLYPMNALVADQIGRLRKMIGDYGGEYYTLFTEYTGGAHTRIPQFGMYTGRTPYPGEPVKEKNTELAKTLERDLIDRSPELIAELKSLGKYPSKYDLKTYTANLKKGIHQPALRDAELITRKEMQDYCPDILVTNYSMLQYMLIRQIEQPFWSNTKDWLNESPENKLLIVIDEAHMYRGSAGGEVALLIRRLMYKLGITRDKVRFILTSASIPVDTEEKKIELKKYLREITSSEKDTFSIIIGTNKKIDLLNPVDFSANKISNFPLDDFQLDDTTKVLAIHRFFQEIDGTRPPYDTIKELEVWLFETLPKYSPIQRIINQTAGNATGITELAEIAFPHDDTKNALSATQVLLSLLPLAKKDRQVLFPARLHMFFRGLQGLYACTNPNCPEKHAGDGITLGKIYSDSEWDTCPHCGGKIYELVNDRRCGALFLKGYLLNGGDSKKKNYLWRTHGEIFGKELKEVHLYIIPQNYHRKKGDIRYGWLDAKTGFIHFNNIHAEEDGFLEVCYSLKPVKGKPEQLTFYSCPKCEKQLRNYALSDFSTKGNEPFYNIVSSQLSVQPPALFNEEKLKQQPNAGRKVLVFSDSRQRAAVLAKDMTRTADDQAARAVLVLAATRLQEWAKDNDNVVTLDMLYPAFLEISYQNHLRLFYGGDKTLFNKDLEKIKRTIERAERQKKPIIYDRITNDYRNKPGLFSEQLLKNLCSPFRSLTDLGLGWMEPSYEDDITGCLESFKEHDIQMSEEEFIALFAAWAHYHCTNSFAIGNQISDQIRYNISLRKYGSRFGVKEKDLKKVPSRFKKILANKYTYHQIDWIVSILSNTFLDRGSGEEEGRYFLILEKIALKFKDTHKWYRCRTCSNIFPYTLFGKCAHCGSPDIYEMSDQDLERYKFWRDPVLDAIAEGSGKLIHTINTEEHTAQLSYKDQRDDIWSTTENYEMRFQNLVLDDEFPIDVLSCTTTMEVGIDIGSLTAISLRNVPPMRENYQQRAGRAGRRGTSISTIVTYAQNGPHDGWYFNHPEKIISGDVSSPWIDVDNNTLLQRHVNLLILCEFLNEKGTDLYEYPVLSFFDNYYNEFIEFLKTFWFKPELEETILSIQKTDESSHQKFISELIRELERIRDDVFKNRDLYEGKAEKEQKTSLLDHLSFEGILPTYSFPQNVVGFYIENGSGNKIIQRPDRSLDIAISEYAPGKVIVVNKETYKVGGIYSFHSKFRKGNRRENQARPYFDDPNYLSDLYLCPNPECGWTDTKYPIGGVCPFCGEPISEEKKRKMLRPWGFAPIDGKPIPEAHAEIEQSYAEEPCYFATPDRNDMKDIGCQHIMAAVRSDKIRIINKGVKGHGFNVCQKCGAAEVAEQSDEDPESKVLKNIGRPYSIQGARCIHDPVNVYLGHTFATDMIVFEFELDKSLINTEYSGMWISSAATTLTEAFLLAASRTLDVDFKDIKGGHRVHETEDKTFVDIYIYDSLSSGAGYATGLWSMIDPLLQNIQNVLNCDKRCATACHSCLKHYWNQRVHEKLDRLAALDLLSWGRYGNLPKPLSIDEQHEIIIPLKHLLADAHPEIQLPPEKGSMSVILPNKSIQFVVYPAMWLLSEKKDSTIYLSDKVVKNALPKAFEEVDKIIKHFLRD, encoded by the coding sequence ATGGCTGAATATAGTGCTCAACATATACACCATGAACTTGTTGCAAAATTGAAGGACTACATCGGGGCACAATACTTTGGTGAGAACGATCTTCTTTTGAGCGCATCAAAAGATCTTTTAGATGAAAAAGACTCAATTTACAAAGATCCCTACATAGAATCAAATCAAACATACCAGATATCAAAAGATGGATTGATTAATGCCGATATCCCTCAAAATATCAAGGATTTCCTTTTTCAAATGAGTACCAAAAATTTAGGGGTTTTCAAAGATCCTTATAGTCACCAGGTTAAGGCGCTTGAAGAGTTTTACCAAGGGAGCGACATTCTGGTGACAACAGGCACAGGTTCTGGAAAGACCGAGTGTTTCATGTGGCCTCTTGTCGCAAATCTTGCGAATGAAGCAAAAACATGTCCAGATTCGTGGAATAAAAGAGGCATTAGGGCGTTGCTGCTCTACCCAATGAATGCACTGGTCGCAGATCAGATTGGTCGTTTGCGGAAAATGATCGGGGACTACGGTGGAGAATATTACACACTTTTTACGGAGTATACTGGTGGCGCACATACTCGTATTCCTCAATTCGGAATGTACACGGGTAGGACACCATATCCCGGTGAACCTGTAAAAGAAAAGAATACAGAACTGGCAAAAACACTGGAACGCGACCTGATCGACCGTAGTCCCGAGTTGATCGCGGAGCTCAAATCGCTGGGGAAGTATCCCTCAAAATATGATCTGAAAACCTATACTGCAAATCTAAAAAAGGGGATTCATCAACCTGCTCTGCGGGATGCGGAATTAATCACCCGTAAGGAAATGCAGGATTATTGCCCAGATATTCTCGTCACAAATTACTCAATGCTCCAATACATGCTGATTCGGCAGATCGAACAGCCATTCTGGTCAAACACAAAGGACTGGTTAAACGAATCTCCGGAGAACAAACTCCTGATAGTCATCGATGAAGCACATATGTACCGTGGATCGGCGGGAGGAGAGGTGGCCCTCCTCATTCGCCGGCTAATGTACAAGTTAGGAATTACGCGCGATAAAGTACGGTTTATTCTCACCAGCGCAAGTATTCCTGTTGATACCGAGGAAAAGAAAATCGAACTAAAAAAATATCTAAGGGAGATCACTTCATCGGAGAAGGATACATTCTCGATAATAATTGGAACAAATAAAAAGATCGATCTCCTAAATCCCGTTGATTTCTCTGCAAATAAGATAAGTAATTTCCCTCTAGATGATTTCCAGCTTGATGATACAACAAAAGTACTAGCAATCCACAGATTTTTCCAAGAAATTGATGGGACAAGGCCCCCATATGATACTATCAAGGAACTAGAAGTATGGTTATTTGAAACATTGCCAAAATACAGTCCCATACAACGGATAATAAATCAAACAGCAGGAAACGCTACCGGGATCACCGAACTTGCAGAGATTGCGTTCCCACATGATGATACCAAAAATGCACTTTCGGCAACACAAGTTCTTCTATCACTACTACCACTTGCTAAAAAAGACAGGCAGGTTCTCTTTCCTGCAAGACTTCACATGTTTTTTCGTGGCCTACAGGGATTGTACGCATGTACAAATCCGAACTGCCCAGAAAAGCATGCTGGCGACGGTATCACTCTCGGTAAGATTTACTCAGACAGTGAGTGGGACACCTGCCCTCACTGCGGTGGAAAAATCTATGAGTTAGTCAATGATAGAAGATGTGGAGCCCTATTCCTCAAAGGATACTTGCTCAATGGGGGGGATTCCAAGAAAAAGAACTATCTCTGGCGTACTCACGGAGAAATATTTGGGAAAGAGTTGAAGGAAGTACATCTCTACATCATCCCGCAGAATTATCATAGAAAAAAGGGAGATATCCGTTACGGGTGGCTTGATGCAAAGACTGGTTTCATCCATTTTAACAACATTCATGCCGAAGAAGATGGATTCTTAGAGGTTTGCTACTCTCTTAAGCCAGTAAAAGGAAAGCCAGAACAACTGACATTTTACTCCTGTCCCAAGTGTGAAAAACAATTGAGGAATTACGCACTTTCCGATTTTTCTACGAAGGGAAATGAACCTTTTTACAACATTGTTTCATCACAACTGTCGGTTCAACCGCCTGCACTATTTAACGAAGAAAAACTTAAACAACAACCAAATGCCGGGAGGAAAGTCCTTGTCTTCTCAGACAGTAGACAAAGAGCGGCGGTACTTGCCAAAGATATGACCCGGACAGCAGATGATCAGGCTGCAAGAGCTGTTTTAGTTCTGGCGGCCACTCGATTGCAGGAGTGGGCCAAGGATAATGATAATGTTGTCACACTTGATATGCTCTATCCCGCATTTTTGGAAATATCATACCAAAATCATTTACGTCTATTCTATGGAGGGGACAAGACCCTCTTTAACAAAGATCTAGAAAAGATCAAACGTACTATTGAAAGAGCAGAAAGACAGAAAAAACCGATAATATATGATAGAATCACTAATGATTACAGGAACAAGCCAGGACTGTTTTCTGAACAACTCCTGAAAAATCTCTGTTCACCTTTCAGGTCTTTGACAGATCTTGGATTGGGTTGGATGGAACCCAGTTACGAGGATGATATTACAGGCTGTCTTGAATCATTCAAGGAACATGACATCCAGATGTCTGAAGAGGAATTTATTGCCCTTTTTGCTGCTTGGGCCCACTATCATTGTACAAACTCATTTGCTATCGGAAACCAGATTTCAGATCAAATACGGTACAATATCTCCCTTCGTAAATATGGCAGCAGGTTTGGTGTAAAGGAAAAAGACCTAAAAAAAGTACCATCCAGATTCAAGAAAATATTGGCAAATAAATATACGTATCATCAGATTGATTGGATTGTGTCTATACTTTCCAACACCTTCCTTGATCGCGGAAGTGGAGAGGAGGAAGGCAGATATTTCCTGATTTTGGAAAAAATTGCGTTAAAATTCAAGGACACACATAAGTGGTACCGCTGCAGAACCTGTTCCAATATTTTCCCATACACTCTGTTCGGGAAATGTGCACATTGTGGTTCACCTGATATCTATGAGATGAGTGATCAGGATCTTGAACGATACAAGTTCTGGAGAGACCCTGTTCTTGATGCAATCGCTGAAGGTTCTGGGAAATTGATTCATACCATCAATACGGAAGAACATACGGCACAACTATCCTACAAAGATCAGCGGGATGACATATGGTCTACGACAGAAAATTACGAGATGCGGTTCCAGAACCTTGTCTTGGACGATGAGTTTCCAATTGATGTTCTGAGTTGTACAACAACGATGGAAGTAGGTATTGACATCGGGTCTCTGACAGCGATCAGTCTTCGGAATGTTCCACCAATGCGAGAGAACTACCAGCAGAGAGCAGGACGTGCAGGAAGACGCGGAACGTCAATATCAACAATTGTCACCTATGCTCAAAATGGCCCCCATGACGGTTGGTACTTCAATCATCCCGAGAAAATAATTTCAGGAGATGTCAGCAGCCCATGGATTGATGTAGACAATAATACACTCCTTCAGCGTCATGTGAATCTGCTTATCCTATGTGAATTTTTGAATGAAAAAGGGACGGATTTGTACGAATATCCAGTATTATCATTCTTCGATAACTACTACAATGAGTTTATAGAGTTTCTGAAAACATTCTGGTTTAAACCAGAACTAGAGGAAACAATTCTATCTATCCAAAAAACAGATGAAAGTTCTCATCAGAAATTTATATCAGAACTCATAAGAGAATTAGAGAGAATCCGAGATGATGTGTTCAAAAACCGCGACCTTTACGAGGGCAAAGCGGAAAAAGAACAAAAAACCAGTCTTCTGGATCACTTGAGTTTTGAGGGGATCTTACCAACCTACTCATTCCCCCAAAACGTTGTAGGTTTCTACATTGAAAACGGATCTGGGAATAAGATAATCCAGAGACCAGACCGTTCACTTGACATTGCAATTAGTGAATATGCCCCAGGAAAAGTAATCGTTGTAAACAAAGAAACCTACAAAGTCGGCGGCATATACAGTTTCCACTCAAAGTTCAGAAAAGGCAATAGGCGTGAAAATCAAGCACGACCGTACTTTGACGATCCTAATTATCTGTCCGATTTGTATCTATGTCCAAACCCAGAATGTGGCTGGACTGATACAAAATATCCAATAGGGGGAGTGTGCCCATTCTGTGGAGAACCAATTTCAGAAGAGAAGAAACGGAAGATGCTTCGACCATGGGGTTTTGCTCCCATAGACGGAAAGCCAATCCCAGAAGCACACGCAGAAATTGAACAGTCATATGCAGAGGAGCCATGCTATTTTGCAACACCTGACCGCAATGACATGAAAGACATTGGGTGTCAGCACATAATGGCCGCAGTCCGATCTGATAAGATCAGAATCATCAACAAGGGCGTGAAAGGACACGGATTTAATGTATGCCAGAAGTGCGGTGCTGCAGAGGTTGCAGAACAAAGTGATGAGGATCCCGAATCAAAAGTATTGAAGAATATTGGCCGACCATACTCTATCCAAGGTGCAAGGTGCATTCATGATCCGGTAAATGTGTATCTTGGTCACACATTTGCAACAGATATGATTGTCTTTGAGTTTGAACTGGATAAGTCCCTAATAAACACCGAATACTCCGGAATGTGGATATCAAGCGCTGCAACAACACTCACCGAGGCTTTCTTACTTGCTGCAAGCCGGACTCTGGATGTTGATTTCAAAGACATTAAAGGTGGTCACAGAGTTCACGAAACGGAAGATAAAACGTTTGTTGATATTTACATCTATGACAGTCTATCAAGTGGAGCGGGATACGCCACTGGCCTTTGGAGCATGATTGATCCACTACTCCAGAATATTCAGAATGTCTTGAACTGCGACAAAAGGTGTGCTACAGCATGTCACTCTTGTCTCAAACATTACTGGAACCAGAGAGTGCATGAAAAATTGGATCGTCTTGCAGCCCTTGATCTCCTGAGCTGGGGTAGATATGGCAACCTCCCAAAACCCTTGAGCATCGATGAGCAACATGAAATTATCATCCCACTCAAACATTTGCTTGCTGATGCTCATCCTGAGATTCAATTACCCCCCGAGAAAGGGAGCATGTCAGTTATTTTACCGAACAAATCAATCCAATTCGTGGTGTATCCTGCTATGTGGCTCCTATCAGAGAAGAAAGATAGCACCATATATTTGTCAGATAAGGTAGTAAAAAATGCACTCCCAAAAGCCTTTGAAGAGGTAGATAAGATTATAAAACACTTCCTGCGAGATTAG
- a CDS encoding nucleoside deaminase, producing MDKFMQAAIEEARQGRAEGGIPIGSVLVIDGKIVGRGHNRRVQKDSAILHAEMDCLENAGRLKPEDYRRAVLYSTLSPCDMCSGTVLLYKIPRVVIGENRTFQGSEEYLRTRGVDVVVLDDEECVRLMTEFIAANPELWNEDIGEE from the coding sequence ATGGACAAATTCATGCAGGCCGCCATCGAAGAGGCCAGACAGGGACGTGCCGAGGGCGGGATCCCCATCGGCTCGGTGCTGGTGATCGACGGCAAAATCGTCGGCCGGGGACACAACCGCAGGGTGCAGAAGGACAGCGCCATTTTACACGCCGAGATGGACTGCCTGGAGAACGCGGGCCGGCTCAAGCCGGAGGATTACCGCCGGGCGGTGCTGTACTCGACTCTTTCCCCCTGCGACATGTGCAGCGGCACGGTCCTCCTCTACAAAATACCCAGGGTCGTGATCGGCGAAAACCGGACCTTCCAGGGATCGGAGGAGTACCTCCGAACCCGGGGCGTCGACGTGGTCGTCCTGGACGACGAGGAGTGCGTGCGCCTGATGACCGAGTTCATCGCCGCGAATCCAGAGTTGTGGAACGAGGATATCGGGGAGGAGTAG